A window from Solidesulfovibrio fructosivorans JJ] encodes these proteins:
- a CDS encoding IS66 family transposase, whose product MDINSLPDDPAALKALIVDMAADHQTQIVQLEQRLRLLNLIIYGPKSEKRARTGQEQQLSLFDEAEQTVEEHTPQTFEEACAPAHTRGKRGRRPIPADLPRVTVVHDLPESEKTCPCGAELVRIGEEVSEKLDIVPAK is encoded by the coding sequence GTGGACATCAATTCCCTCCCCGACGACCCTGCCGCACTGAAAGCTCTCATTGTCGACATGGCTGCGGACCATCAGACGCAGATCGTCCAACTTGAGCAGCGCCTTCGTCTCCTGAACCTGATCATCTACGGCCCGAAGTCCGAAAAAAGGGCCCGCACCGGCCAGGAGCAGCAACTTTCTCTGTTCGACGAAGCCGAGCAGACGGTTGAAGAGCACACGCCGCAAACCTTCGAGGAAGCCTGCGCCCCGGCCCACACCCGTGGCAAACGCGGCCGTCGCCCTATTCCCGCCGATCTGCCCCGGGTTACGGTCGTCCACGACCTGCCGGAATCGGAAAAGACCTGCCCCTGCGGCGCTGAGCTGGTCCGCATCGGTGAGGAAGTCAGCGAAAAGCTCGACATCGTGCCGGCCAAG